In Bacteroidota bacterium, one DNA window encodes the following:
- a CDS encoding glycosyltransferase has protein sequence MEILKLVFNVLEIALYVYLAFAAVYIFIFAFAGIFGYKQKKSKTTKLRKYAVLIPGYKEDSVIIDVAKDALNQNYPSEKFDVVIIADSFKQETLDELKKLKIKLVEVSFEVSTKSKALNKAMQTIGDDYDVAVILDADNLMEKEFLNKVNNAFDNGFEVVQGHRVAKNVNTSFAILDAISEEVNNHIFRKGHRVLGLSSALIGSGMAFDYAFFKNTMAEVKAVGGFDKELELKLLRNKTKIEYINEALVYDEKVQKSEVFANQRRRWLSAQFVYFRRFFFAGLFHLFFKGNIDFFDKVYQMVQPPRVLLLGGTAIITIFYGIIKIINIEILNSWFYYNVCEWLLVFTIVFVAFIFSIPRKFWNKNTLIAVLTLPKAFFIMGLSLLKLRGANKKFIHTTHGTED, from the coding sequence ATGGAGATATTAAAATTAGTGTTTAATGTTCTTGAAATTGCATTATATGTTTATCTTGCTTTTGCTGCTGTATATATTTTTATTTTTGCTTTTGCAGGAATTTTTGGATATAAACAAAAAAAATCTAAAACTACTAAACTTAGGAAATACGCCGTCTTGATACCCGGATACAAAGAAGATTCGGTAATTATTGATGTTGCCAAAGACGCATTAAATCAGAACTATCCAAGCGAAAAATTTGATGTAGTTATAATAGCAGATTCCTTTAAACAAGAAACTTTAGATGAACTGAAAAAGCTCAAAATCAAACTTGTAGAAGTTTCATTTGAGGTTAGCACAAAATCGAAAGCATTGAATAAAGCTATGCAAACTATTGGCGATGACTACGATGTAGCTGTAATTTTAGATGCCGACAATTTAATGGAAAAAGAATTTCTGAACAAAGTTAACAATGCATTCGACAATGGTTTTGAAGTAGTTCAAGGACATCGGGTTGCAAAAAATGTGAATACATCATTTGCCATTTTAGATGCTATAAGCGAGGAAGTTAATAATCATATTTTCAGAAAAGGTCATAGAGTTCTTGGATTATCATCAGCGCTTATTGGTTCAGGAATGGCTTTCGATTATGCTTTCTTCAAAAATACTATGGCAGAAGTTAAGGCAGTTGGAGGCTTCGATAAAGAGTTAGAATTGAAGCTTTTAAGAAATAAAACCAAAATCGAATATATTAATGAAGCTCTGGTTTACGACGAAAAAGTACAGAAATCAGAAGTTTTTGCAAATCAACGCCGCCGTTGGCTTTCGGCTCAATTTGTATATTTCCGGAGATTCTTTTTCGCAGGTTTGTTTCATTTGTTTTTTAAAGGGAATATCGACTTTTTCGACAAAGTATATCAAATGGTACAACCACCAAGAGTTTTACTATTAGGCGGAACTGCGATAATCACAATATTTTATGGAATAATTAAAATTATCAATATTGAAATTCTGAATTCATGGTTTTATTACAATGTTTGTGAGTGGCTACTTGTTTTCACTATTGTTTTTGTTGCCTTTATTTTTTCGATTCCTCGAAAATTCTGGAACAAAAATACACTGATTGCAGTTTTGACATTACCAAAAGCATTTTTTATTATGGGACTATCGCTCCTAAAACTTCGTGGAGCAAACAAAAAATTCATCCACACTACGCATGGAACTGAAGATTGA
- a CDS encoding TonB-dependent receptor has translation MKTIYKVLIILMLIMIINVDRIFSQSAKLKGVVKERNSTNGIEKYEPLINVNIYWQGTTQGTVSDQNGNFAIEKLKNGNNNLVISYIGYETDTIEIDNQENEIEIILSLNNQLKSIEIVERRLSSFVSKIEPIHTQLIMGEELMKAACCNLSESFETNASVDVAYSDAVTGAKQIKLLGLDGKYSQIMTEKFPFIRGLSSMFGLGYIPGSWMESIQVSKGTASVENGFESITGQINVEYKKPDKGEWLYLNALANDKGKTEGNFNARVELNDKWSTMILAHAEQNGLKHDFNNDLFLDQPMLEQINFVNRWKYNSNKNIITQFGVKYLEEKRQGGQISFDPDLNRDTNNAYGIGIDSKYMEIFHKGGYIFSRSKTSLAMIQSYSYYNQNSFFGLKDYEGEQKSYYLNLLFSSYLWNTFHTYKTGLSLVYDDFEESLESSSLAIDSLYLRTEKIPGAYFEYTYAIPEKLTIMAGMRYDYHNMFGGFITPRFHFKYNLFANTILRSSIGKGYRTPNIFAENSYLLASSRTISVLEEIKQEEAWNYGISLNQTFLIKSKEVSVNIEFYRTNFENQLIVDMDKDISHVYFYNLNGESFSNSGQIEILFEPINHLDVLTAFRITDVKSTINNELISKPLVNRYKGLLTMSYMTELKKWQFDYTLQINGDGRLPNTESLPTEYQIGDNFPAYSIMNAQITKYFKQWNIYLGVENLTDFTQENPIIAANNPFGEYFDSSLAWGPLMGRKFYLGLRFNINE, from the coding sequence ATGAAAACGATATATAAAGTATTAATAATCTTAATGTTAATTATGATTATAAATGTAGATAGGATTTTTTCCCAATCTGCAAAATTAAAAGGAGTGGTAAAAGAGCGGAATAGTACAAATGGTATTGAAAAATATGAACCGCTAATAAATGTAAATATTTATTGGCAAGGTACAACCCAAGGCACCGTGAGCGACCAAAATGGAAACTTTGCTATTGAGAAACTTAAAAATGGTAATAATAACTTAGTAATTAGTTATATAGGTTATGAAACCGATACTATTGAAATTGATAATCAAGAAAATGAAATTGAAATAATTTTGTCGTTGAATAATCAATTAAAATCTATAGAAATAGTTGAGAGAAGGCTTAGTAGTTTTGTTTCAAAAATAGAACCAATTCATACTCAGCTTATTATGGGTGAAGAATTAATGAAAGCTGCATGTTGTAATTTGAGCGAGAGTTTCGAAACAAATGCTTCGGTGGATGTTGCTTATAGCGATGCAGTTACCGGTGCTAAGCAAATAAAACTTCTGGGGCTTGATGGAAAATATAGTCAGATCATGACAGAGAAATTTCCTTTTATCAGAGGTTTATCATCAATGTTTGGTCTTGGATATATTCCGGGTTCCTGGATGGAATCTATTCAGGTTTCGAAAGGGACTGCATCGGTTGAAAATGGATTTGAATCCATTACCGGACAAATAAATGTAGAATACAAAAAGCCTGATAAAGGTGAGTGGTTGTATCTAAATGCATTAGCTAACGACAAGGGCAAAACTGAGGGCAATTTCAATGCTAGGGTTGAACTGAACGATAAGTGGAGCACTATGATTTTGGCTCATGCAGAACAAAATGGTTTAAAGCACGATTTCAACAATGACTTGTTTTTAGATCAACCTATGCTCGAACAGATAAACTTTGTCAATAGATGGAAATACAACTCAAATAAAAATATTATTACCCAATTTGGAGTTAAATATTTGGAAGAAAAACGACAAGGCGGACAGATTTCCTTCGACCCTGACCTTAATAGAGATACAAATAATGCTTATGGAATTGGCATAGATTCAAAATATATGGAAATATTTCATAAAGGAGGATATATATTTTCTCGTTCTAAGACAAGCTTAGCTATGATTCAGTCCTATTCTTATTATAATCAAAATTCATTTTTCGGACTTAAAGATTATGAAGGTGAGCAAAAGTCTTATTATCTTAATTTGTTGTTTAGTAGCTATTTGTGGAATACTTTCCATACATACAAAACTGGTTTAAGTTTGGTTTACGATGATTTTGAAGAATCTCTCGAAAGCTCAAGTTTAGCTATTGATAGTCTTTATCTTAGAACGGAAAAAATTCCCGGTGCCTATTTTGAATATACATATGCAATTCCGGAAAAGTTAACAATAATGGCAGGAATGCGATATGACTATCATAATATGTTTGGAGGTTTTATTACACCTCGTTTTCATTTCAAATATAATCTTTTTGCAAATACTATTTTGAGAAGTTCTATCGGAAAAGGCTACAGAACTCCAAATATTTTTGCTGAAAACAGCTACCTTCTTGCAAGTTCAAGAACAATCTCCGTTTTGGAGGAAATTAAGCAGGAAGAAGCATGGAATTATGGAATTTCACTCAATCAAACCTTCTTAATTAAATCGAAAGAAGTTTCAGTAAATATAGAATTTTACAGAACCAATTTTGAAAATCAATTGATTGTTGATATGGATAAAGATATTTCTCATGTCTATTTTTATAATTTAAATGGAGAGTCGTTCTCAAATAGTGGGCAAATCGAAATTTTATTCGAGCCAATAAATCATTTAGATGTTTTGACTGCTTTTAGGATTACCGATGTAAAATCTACAATTAATAACGAACTAATTAGCAAGCCATTAGTAAATAGATACAAAGGATTATTAACAATGTCGTATATGACAGAATTGAAAAAATGGCAGTTTGACTACACATTGCAAATCAACGGAGACGGACGATTGCCAAATACCGAAAGTTTGCCCACAGAGTATCAAATTGGCGATAATTTTCCGGCATATAGCATAATGAATGCACAAATAACAAAGTATTTCAAACAATGGAATATATATTTAGGTGTTGAGAATCTTACAGATTTCACTCAGGAAAACCCTATTATTGCTGCAAACAATCCTTTCGGAGAGTACTTTGATTCCTCTTTGGCATGGGGACCTTTGATGGGTAGAAAATTTTACTTGGGATTGCGTTTTAATATTAACGAATAA
- a CDS encoding VOC family protein: MKDLKNKAEETSVANDTTPKVTGIGGIFFFLENPDETKEWYAKNLGLEVNEWGSSFEFRNANQPQNINYLQWSPFKNDSKYFEPSKKEFMINYRVQNIEGLVKKLKDNGVSILDSIETYDYGKFVHIMDAEGNKIELWEPIDSIFTAMGGKTTK; encoded by the coding sequence ATGAAAGATTTAAAAAACAAAGCCGAGGAAACAAGCGTAGCTAACGATACAACTCCAAAAGTAACAGGTATTGGTGGTATTTTCTTTTTTTTGGAAAATCCTGACGAAACGAAAGAGTGGTATGCAAAAAATTTGGGGCTTGAAGTAAATGAATGGGGCTCAAGTTTCGAATTCAGAAATGCCAACCAACCCCAAAATATAAATTATCTTCAATGGAGCCCTTTTAAAAATGACAGCAAATACTTTGAACCTTCGAAAAAGGAATTTATGATAAACTATCGTGTTCAAAATATTGAAGGACTCGTAAAGAAATTGAAAGATAATGGTGTTAGCATTCTCGACAGCATTGAGACATACGATTATGGAAAATTTGTTCATATTATGGATGCTGAAGGAAATAAGATAGAATTATGGGAGCCAATCGACAGTATTTTTACAGCAATGGGTGGCAAAACAACGAAGTAA
- a CDS encoding cation transporter produces the protein MKKLRFIILIISMLIIQHSVAQNSKEVAVIKFKSDVKCNSCKSKIEKDMSFTKGVKSVNACIDSKIVTIRYRTDKTTAEDIEKALVKAGYGAEKQGEAVIEKKKSKKKWFSKKEQDS, from the coding sequence ATGAAAAAATTGAGATTTATTATATTGATTATTAGTATGTTGATTATTCAACATTCTGTTGCACAAAATTCAAAAGAGGTAGCTGTAATTAAATTCAAATCCGATGTTAAATGCAATTCATGCAAAAGCAAAATCGAAAAAGACATGTCTTTTACGAAAGGAGTAAAATCTGTAAATGCCTGTATTGATTCGAAAATAGTTACTATCCGATATAGAACAGACAAAACCACTGCCGAAGATATTGAAAAAGCACTTGTGAAAGCAGGTTATGGGGCAGAAAAGCAAGGAGAAGCAGTAATTGAAAAGAAAAAATCGAAGAAAAAATGGTTCTCTAAAAAAGAACAAGATAGTTAG
- a CDS encoding glycosyltransferase family 4 protein, producing MKIGIEGQRLFREKKHGMDMVALELIRELQLIDKKNEYVIFVKPDIDKSCLQETENFKIVELSGGPYPTWEQFALPKAAMKEKCDILHCTSNTAPNKINIPLIVTLHDIIYMEKSYFGILTDKGTSYQKFGNVYRRWYVPKIVKNCDILITVSNFEKKRISDFFQLKENKLHAIYNGVSRHFKQVTVQSELSRVKSQYKLPDDFFFFLGNTDPKKNTKGVLKAYSDFRKKSTDDYKLVMLDYDEEELMKLLAEIGDKALREHIILTGYVINTDLPAIYSLCNIFLYPSLRESFGIPMLEAMRCGVPVITSNTSSMPEVSGDGALFVDPYKPAEITEAIFKIQGDNEFRDILIEKGLKRSEKFSWKNMAIDVLKLYENFA from the coding sequence ATGAAAATAGGAATAGAAGGACAACGACTTTTCAGGGAGAAAAAACACGGAATGGACATGGTTGCCCTTGAACTTATCAGAGAACTACAATTGATTGATAAAAAAAACGAATACGTAATTTTTGTAAAACCAGATATAGACAAAAGCTGCCTTCAAGAAACCGAAAACTTCAAAATAGTTGAACTTAGTGGTGGCCCCTACCCTACTTGGGAGCAATTTGCACTACCAAAAGCAGCTATGAAAGAAAAGTGCGATATCTTGCATTGCACCAGCAACACTGCTCCTAACAAAATAAATATTCCACTTATAGTTACTCTTCACGACATTATATATATGGAGAAAAGCTATTTTGGTATTTTAACTGATAAAGGGACTTCTTACCAAAAATTTGGAAATGTATATCGCCGATGGTATGTACCAAAAATTGTTAAAAACTGCGATATTCTCATCACTGTATCAAATTTTGAAAAGAAAAGAATTTCTGATTTTTTCCAATTAAAAGAAAACAAACTTCATGCAATTTATAATGGAGTTAGCAGGCATTTTAAACAAGTTACAGTTCAGAGCGAACTAAGCAGAGTAAAAAGTCAATACAAATTACCAGACGATTTTTTCTTTTTCCTCGGAAATACCGACCCTAAAAAAAACACAAAAGGAGTTTTGAAAGCCTATTCCGATTTTAGAAAAAAATCTACTGACGATTACAAATTAGTAATGTTAGATTACGATGAAGAAGAATTAATGAAACTCCTTGCTGAAATTGGCGACAAAGCTTTACGAGAACACATAATTTTAACCGGATATGTTATAAATACCGACCTTCCGGCAATTTATTCATTGTGCAATATATTCTTATATCCCTCGCTAAGAGAAAGTTTTGGAATACCAATGCTCGAAGCCATGCGATGTGGTGTTCCCGTTATCACTTCAAATACCTCTTCGATGCCCGAAGTATCAGGTGACGGAGCTTTATTTGTCGATCCATATAAACCTGCCGAAATAACTGAAGCAATATTTAAAATTCAAGGAGACAACGA